From one Geoalkalibacter halelectricus genomic stretch:
- a CDS encoding ferritin family protein → MPQEYKMKEALKMAISAKKNLMDFYRQAAAITENENGKKVFTRLADEVQENARKFYSHYKWEDIDSFETLMEAAPQSNSVMLAELKKALDKNLHERKARELALKEQEDMEKTFRLAASHIIDPQVRAVFEEVARDARTHYEIIESEYARTMAMVHETDIDTYVRE, encoded by the coding sequence ATGCCCCAGGAATACAAGATGAAGGAAGCGTTGAAGATGGCGATCTCGGCCAAGAAAAACCTCATGGATTTCTATCGCCAGGCGGCCGCGATAACCGAAAACGAAAACGGCAAGAAAGTGTTCACCCGTCTCGCCGACGAGGTGCAGGAAAACGCCCGAAAGTTCTACAGCCATTACAAATGGGAAGACATCGACAGCTTCGAGACCCTGATGGAGGCCGCACCCCAGTCGAATTCAGTCATGCTGGCCGAACTGAAAAAAGCCCTCGACAAGAACCTGCATGAGCGCAAGGCACGCGAGTTGGCTCTTAAGGAACAGGAAGACATGGAGAAAACCTTCCGCCTGGCCGCATCGCACATCATCGATCCGCAGGTGCGGGCCGTTTTCGAGGAAGTCGCCCGCGATGCGCGCACCCATTACGAAATCATCGAGTCGGAATATGCGCGCACCATGGCCATGGTGCATGAAACCGACATCGATACCTACGTGCGCGAATAG
- the sfsA gene encoding DNA/RNA nuclease SfsA, with translation MKLPEPLVEGVLVRRYQRFLTDVRLADGSLVTAHTPNTGSMKQCAVPGHRVLLSRSSNPARKLAYTLELIEVAGHWVDTHTQRSNRVVEEALSGGLIAGLEGYQVRREVRLGASRMDFLLEKAQERAYLEVKNVTLCCRPGVACFPDAVTLRGQKHLQELRLAVEQGHRALIFFLVQRGEAHAFSPADQIDPVYGRLLREVCAAGVEVLAYRTQVTPTENRIAEKLFVIL, from the coding sequence ATGAAGCTGCCCGAGCCCCTGGTGGAAGGCGTGTTGGTGCGGCGCTACCAGCGATTTCTCACCGATGTGCGCCTGGCCGACGGCAGTTTGGTCACTGCCCATACCCCCAACACCGGCAGCATGAAGCAGTGCGCCGTGCCCGGTCACCGGGTGCTGCTGTCGCGCAGCAGCAATCCGGCGCGCAAGCTCGCTTACACCCTGGAACTCATCGAGGTGGCGGGGCATTGGGTCGACACCCATACCCAGCGTAGCAACCGGGTGGTGGAGGAGGCCCTCAGCGGCGGACTCATTGCCGGTCTTGAGGGGTATCAGGTGCGCCGCGAGGTGCGCCTTGGCGCCAGTCGCATGGATTTTCTCCTGGAAAAAGCGCAAGAGCGCGCCTACCTCGAAGTCAAGAACGTCACCCTCTGCTGCCGGCCCGGAGTCGCCTGTTTCCCGGACGCCGTCACCCTGCGCGGCCAGAAACATTTGCAGGAGCTGCGCCTGGCCGTCGAACAGGGCCATCGCGCCCTGATCTTTTTTCTCGTGCAGCGCGGCGAGGCCCACGCATTCAGTCCGGCCGACCAAATCGATCCGGTGTACGGGCGGTTGCTGCGCGAGGTTTGCGCGGCGGGCGTCGAGGTATTGGCCTATCGCACCCAGGTAACGCCGACCGAGAATCGGATCGCCGAGAAACTTTTCGTGATCTTGTGA
- a CDS encoding family 1 encapsulin nanocompartment shell protein, translating to MDLLRRELAPITPKAWAEIDAMAREALVATLSARKFVDVDGPHGIDHPCVNLGRLEVPPGQKVEAVRFGVHQVLPLVEGRVSFVLKQWELDNIDRGAKDFQLDALVEAARKIAAFEEQAVFKGFEAGCIKGLHSEVAAPLVPLELDMDAFVDAVSEGQARLLREGVEGPANLVVNPEVWKFLARSTPGGTLRSLLEKQLTGAVIYSDAVQGALLAAARGGDFELTIGQDFAIGYHHHTAEEIHLFITESFTFRVITPEALVGFEVKKKAKK from the coding sequence ATGGATCTGCTCAGACGTGAACTGGCCCCCATCACCCCCAAAGCTTGGGCGGAAATCGACGCCATGGCCCGCGAGGCATTGGTGGCCACCCTCTCGGCGCGCAAGTTCGTCGACGTCGACGGCCCCCACGGCATCGACCACCCCTGCGTCAATCTCGGTCGCCTCGAGGTTCCGCCGGGGCAGAAAGTCGAGGCGGTGCGCTTCGGCGTCCATCAGGTGCTGCCCCTGGTCGAGGGTCGCGTGAGCTTCGTGCTCAAGCAATGGGAGTTGGATAACATCGATCGCGGCGCCAAGGACTTTCAGCTCGACGCCCTGGTCGAGGCCGCGCGCAAGATCGCCGCCTTTGAGGAACAAGCCGTCTTCAAGGGCTTCGAAGCGGGCTGCATCAAGGGTCTGCACAGCGAAGTCGCGGCCCCCCTGGTGCCCCTGGAACTGGACATGGATGCTTTCGTGGACGCGGTTTCGGAAGGACAGGCGCGCTTGTTGCGCGAAGGGGTTGAGGGTCCGGCCAACCTGGTGGTCAACCCCGAGGTGTGGAAATTCCTGGCGCGCAGCACCCCTGGCGGAACCCTGCGCAGTCTGCTGGAAAAGCAGCTCACCGGCGCCGTCATCTACTCCGACGCGGTGCAGGGGGCGCTGCTCGCCGCGGCGCGCGGCGGCGATTTCGAGCTGACCATCGGCCAGGATTTCGCCATCGGCTACCACCACCACACCGCCGAGGAAATTCACCTCTTTATAACCGAATCCTTCACCTTCCGGGTCATCACCCCGGAGGCCCTGGTCGGTTTCGAAGTGAAAAAGAAAGCCAAGAAATAG
- a CDS encoding ferritin family protein, producing the protein MPDFGHPFSCLKNDRMVTHAELVRAIRFMVAAEYEAIQLYMQLAESTDNTLAQQVLVDIANEERVHAGEFLRLLKELDPEEEMFYQQGAEEVETEFLGGAGGQTPQGPANAPAPSASATGLGIGSLKQMTSAK; encoded by the coding sequence ATGCCGGATTTTGGCCATCCTTTCAGTTGTCTGAAAAACGACCGCATGGTCACTCACGCGGAACTGGTGCGCGCCATTCGCTTCATGGTGGCGGCCGAATACGAGGCGATTCAGCTCTACATGCAGTTGGCCGAATCGACCGACAACACCCTGGCGCAGCAGGTTCTGGTCGACATCGCCAATGAAGAGCGGGTGCATGCCGGCGAGTTCCTGCGCTTGCTCAAGGAACTCGACCCCGAGGAAGAGATGTTTTATCAGCAAGGTGCCGAGGAAGTCGAAACCGAGTTTCTCGGCGGCGCCGGCGGACAGACCCCGCAGGGCCCCGCGAACGCACCTGCGCCTTCGGCATCCGCGACCGGTCTCGGCATCGGCAGCCTCAAGCAAATGACCTCAGCAAAATGA
- a CDS encoding desulfoferrodoxin FeS4 iron-binding domain-containing protein: MGNEGKKYKCEICGNVVQLLVDGGGELVCCGEPMEETA, encoded by the coding sequence ATGGGTAACGAAGGCAAGAAATACAAATGCGAGATCTGCGGCAATGTGGTGCAACTGCTGGTCGACGGCGGCGGAGAACTGGTCTGCTGCGGCGAGCCCATGGAGGAGACGGCGTAG
- a CDS encoding tRNA(Met) cytidine acetate ligase produces MLKMSAPPARAVGLITEYNPFHNGHLHHVRESRRVSGAEVVVAVMSGHFLQRGEPALVDKWVRAEMALRCGVDVVVELPFPWACSSAPDFARGAVQALTALGRVDSLCFGSEAGDLEALRGCADLLCDHEPLIRAETEKLLRAGVSYPEARARLLAAKAANPLSAAALAAPNNILGIEYLRALRLAGNPLHAFTVQRIGAGYHDQGLGEGPIASATAIRRALADGQDVISYLPEGAAGPLFEALAKGRALDPGHHLRLLLGRIIQGAEGLRSIFLVADGLENRLVSAADRAADLEDLVTAVKARQFTRTRIQRMLTYILNDVRSAQVTPLLGAGPRYLHLLGATPAGRVFLGACRKHLQLPLVGNFSRIHAILKRHYGEQSADYRLALAQLDLEQRTTRTFTLLMSRWSGANRNRDFFEPLRNG; encoded by the coding sequence ATGCTGAAAATGTCCGCCCCTCCCGCGCGCGCCGTGGGCCTGATTACCGAATACAACCCCTTTCACAACGGGCATCTGCACCATGTGCGGGAAAGTCGCCGGGTGTCGGGCGCCGAGGTGGTGGTGGCGGTGATGAGCGGGCACTTTCTGCAGCGGGGCGAGCCGGCTCTGGTGGACAAGTGGGTGCGGGCCGAAATGGCCCTGCGCTGCGGCGTCGATGTGGTGGTGGAGTTGCCCTTTCCCTGGGCATGCAGCAGTGCGCCGGATTTCGCGCGGGGTGCCGTGCAGGCCCTGACGGCCCTGGGACGGGTGGACAGCCTGTGTTTCGGCAGTGAGGCAGGAGATCTGGAGGCCCTGCGCGGCTGCGCGGATCTGCTTTGCGATCACGAGCCCCTGATCCGGGCGGAAACGGAAAAGCTTTTGCGCGCCGGGGTCAGCTATCCCGAGGCGCGTGCGCGGTTGCTGGCCGCCAAGGCGGCAAACCCGCTGAGCGCCGCGGCCCTGGCGGCGCCCAACAACATTCTCGGCATCGAATACCTGCGGGCCTTGCGCCTGGCCGGCAACCCCCTGCACGCCTTCACCGTGCAGCGCATCGGCGCCGGCTATCACGATCAGGGCCTGGGCGAGGGGCCGATCGCCAGCGCCACGGCGATTCGCCGCGCCCTGGCCGATGGACAGGACGTCATTTCTTATCTGCCCGAAGGCGCAGCGGGGCCCTTGTTCGAAGCCCTGGCCAAGGGGCGTGCTCTCGACCCGGGCCACCATCTGCGCCTGTTGTTGGGCCGCATCATCCAGGGTGCCGAGGGCCTGCGCAGCATTTTTCTGGTGGCCGACGGCTTGGAAAACCGACTGGTGAGCGCCGCCGACCGGGCCGCGGATTTGGAGGATCTGGTGACGGCGGTCAAGGCGCGGCAGTTCACCCGCACCCGCATTCAGCGCATGCTCACCTACATTCTCAACGACGTACGCAGCGCGCAGGTAACGCCCCTGCTAGGCGCGGGGCCACGCTACCTGCACCTGTTGGGGGCAACGCCGGCCGGTCGGGTCTTTCTCGGCGCCTGCCGCAAGCATCTGCAATTGCCCCTGGTGGGCAATTTCTCGCGAATCCACGCCATTCTCAAGCGCCACTACGGCGAGCAGAGCGCCGATTATCGCCTGGCCCTGGCGCAACTCGATCTGGAGCAGCGCACCACCCGCACCTTCACCCTGCTCATGAGCCGCTGGAGCGGCGCCAACCGCAACCGCGATTTTTTCGAGCCGCTCAGAAACGGGTGA